GCGGCACCGACGACGGCACCGAGGGCTGCGGGCTCGGCCACCAGGGCGACCACGACACCCACCAGCACCGCCACGGCCGCCAGCGCGCCGAACGTGAGTCGCCGCACGCGCAGCTCGCGCCGCCGCGCCGCGGCGAGCGCGGCCGCGTCCGGCTGCCACGCGCTCATGCCGTGCCCCGCGGCCAGTGCCCGCCCGGGAAGCCGTTGTGGGCGCCCGAGGCGTTCGTGATGTTGACCAGGGCTGCGGCGGCCGCCCCCTGCGTGGCGACGAGCGTCGCGACCGCGGCCGTGATCATGCCGAGGTTGACCGCCGCCTCCTCCACGATGAGCAGCAGCCCGGCCCAGGAGAGCACGACCGAGCCGAGCGCCACCACGGCGGCGGTCGCGGCCGCGAGGAACTTGGCCACGATCACACCGAGCGCGACGTAGAACGCCAGGCCCGCGACCGCGCACGCGCCGAGCGACACCGTCACCGCGCTCGAGATCGACTGGACCTGCGAGGCCGCAGCCGCCTGACCCGCGACCGCCGCCTTGTAGGTGGTCGCGGCGTCTCCCGTCCACGACAGCGGCGCGCGCAGCGCGTTCGGGTGGACCGCGGACGCGACCGCAGAGGCGGGCGCCCCGACCTGCGTCGACCAGTCGTACGCGCGCAGGAAGAACCGGACCGGGGCCGCGGCGCCCTCGAGCAGCTCACCCGTGCGGGTCAGCACGGTGCGGCCGAGATCGAGCATCCGTTCGGTGCACCACGCGAGCCCGTCGGCGAGCCATCCGGGCACGCCCCAGCGGGAGACCGCCGAGTCGAGTGCGGACCGGACCTCGTGGAGCCGGTCGGAGAGCGCGGACACCGTGCCGCGCAGCTCGTCGACCGCAGCCTGGTGCAGGGTCGGTGTGAAGGTCGAGCTCACGTGCTCCTCCTGTCGTCGTGCATGCGTGGTCAGTACGCGCCGGTCACGTGCTGCGCGACATCCTCGTCGCCGCGCTCGTACGCGCCGGCGTTGGCGCGCAGGGCGCCCGCGATGTCCGCCATCGCGGGGACGCCCTCGCGGCCGCGTGCCGCCACCTGGTCGACGGCACCCTCGTACGCGTCGCGCATGAGCACGAAGATGCCCGCCTGCAGCCCGGTCAGCCGCAGCGCGTCCGCCGCGTCCGCGGCCCGGCCGATCGTCGCGGACTGCTCGTCCCAGGTCTCGGCCTCGTGCCGCAGGGCCCGCGTGACCACGTCGACCTCGTTCATGACGCCACCGTCCCGGCCGCACCGTGCGCCGCACCGAGCAGCGCGAGCGACTCCGCGAGCAGCCGGTCCGCCGCCTCGGTCCCGCGTGCGGTGGCGGCGGTGAGCGTGCGCTGCGCCTCGGCGAGGGCCTCCGTGAGCGCGCGGGAGAGCGCCGTGGCGTCGGCGCAGCGGACGCGCGGCCCGTCGAGCGTGCACGCCGTGATGCCACCCGGGCTCAGCCCGACCTCCACCTCGCCGCCGAGCGCGCGGCCCGTCACGGAGGGTGCGTCTCCGGGAGCGGCCTGGCGCGTCGCCGCGAGGAGCGTGATCGCCTCCTCCGCAAGCTCCTCGACCGGCCGCGCCGGGCCCGTCGCGGCTGCCGCGGCCCCTCCACCGGCGGCACGGCCGAGACCGGAGCCGACATCGATGCGGACGTCGCCGACCTGGTCGCCCGCCCGCACCTCCGGGCCGGCGAGGACCTCGAGCGCCCGCGCGTCGAGCGCACGCGACGCGCCCGCGCCCGCCGCGACGACCGCGCCGGCGAGCGCGCGCAGGGTCGCCCGGCGTGGCCAGTCCTCGGCGACGCGCACCGACGTGGGGACGCCCCGGCCGTCCACGGTCACCGTCACCAGCCCGTCGGGGTCCTCGCCGCACGCGCCGCCCGCGAGCCCCGCGCGCAGCTGCCGCAGCGGTTCCGCGACCGCCTCGAGCTCCTCGTGCAGCCGGCGCAGCCACGCCTCGCCGCCGATCGCACGTCCGTCCTCCGCCATGACGTCCCCCTTCGTCGATGAACCACCCGAAGTCGGACACTAGGCGCCCGTGCCGCGCCGTGACCGCACCCGGGAGCCTTGTGGACGGGCAGGTCGCGCACACCACAGTCTCTCGATGTGAAGACATCTCGCGTCGGCGGCTAGCATCGACCCGGCGCACACGGCCGCACCGAGGCCGCCGGCGCGCGGGCGACGAGAGGAACCGGGACCACAGTGGACCTGTTCGAGTACCAGGCACGGGACATCTTCGAGAAGCACGGCGTACCGGTGCTCGGCGGCATCGTCGCCACCACGCCGGACGAGGCGCGGGCCGCGGCCGCGACGCTGCTGGGTGACCAGCCGGGCGTCGTCGTCGTCAAGGCGCAGGTCAAGACGGGCGGCCGCGGCAAGGCGGGCGGCGTCAAGCTCGCGCGCTCGGTCGAGGAGGCGGGCGAGAAGGCCGCCGAGATCCTCGGCATGGACATCAAGGGCCACACCGTGCACCGCGTGATGATCGCCGCGGGGGCCCGGATCGCGCAGGAGTTCTACTTCTCGCTGCTGCTGGACCGTGCCGAGCGCCGCTACCTGGCGATGTGCTCGGTCGAGGGCGGCATGGACATCGAGCAGCTCGCGGTCGAGCGTCCCGAGGCGCTCGCCAAGGTCGCGGTGGACCCGCGCACGGGCATCGACCAGGCGAAGGCGGACGAGATCGTCGCCGCCGCGGGCTTCGACGCCGCGATCGCCGGCCAGGTGGCCGACGTGCTGCGCACGCTGTGGACCGTCTACCGCGACGAGGACGCCACGCTGGTCGAGGTCAACCCGCTCGTGCTCACCGAGGAGGGCCGGATCGTCGCGCTCGACGGCAAGGTCAGCCTCGACGCGAACGCCGACTTCCGGCACGACGACCACGCGGCCCTCGAGGACGCGAGCGCGGCGGACCCGCTCGAGGCCCGGGCCAAGGAGAAGGACCTCAACTACGTCAAGCTCGACGGCGAGGTCGGCATCATCGGCAACGGCGCGGGGCTCGTCATGAGCACGCTCGACGTCGTCGCGTACGCGGGTGAGCGCCACGGCGGCGTCAAGCCCGCCAACTTCCTGGACATCGGCGGCGGCGCGTCCGCCGAGGTCATGGCGGCCGGCCTGGACATCATCCTGACGGACCCGCAGGTCAAGTCGGTGTTCGTCAACGTGTTCGGCGGGATCACGGCGTGCGACGCCGTCGCCAACGGCATCGTCGCGGCGCTGCAGATCCTGGGGGACGAGGCGAGCAAGCCGCTCGTTGTGCGCCTGGACGGGAACAACGTGCTCGAGGGCCGCCGGATCCTCGCGGAGGCGAACCACCCGCTGGTGACGCTCGCCGACACGATGGACGGCGGGGCCGACAAGGCCGCCGAGCTGGCGAACGCCTGAGACCGAGAGAGAGCAACTGACATGGCGATCTTCCTCACCGAGGCCTCCAAGGTCATCGTCCAGGGCATGACCGGCTCCGAGGGCACCAAGCACACGACGCGCATGCTCGCGTCGGGCACGCACGTGGTCGGCGGGGTCAACCCGCGCAAGGCCGGCACGAGCGTCGAGTTCCCGGGCGGCGTGCAGGTGCCCGTGTTCGGCACGGTGGCCGACGCGGTCGCGCAGACCGGCGCGGACGTCTCGGTCATCTTCGTGCCGCCTGCCTTCACCAAGGCGGCCGTGATCGAGGCCGTGGACGCGGGCGTCCCGCTCGTCGTGATCATCACCGAGGGCGTCCCCGTGGCCGACACCGCCGAGTTCTTCGCGTACGCGCAGGACAAGGGCGTGCGGCTCGTCGGCCCCAACTGCCCGGGCCTGATCAGCCCCGGGAAGTCCAACGTCGGCATCATCCCCGCGGACATCACGGGCCCGGGCCGCATCGGCCTCGTCTCGAAGTCCGGGACGCTGACGTACCAGATGATGTACGAGCTCCGGGACCTCGGCTTCTCCTCGGCGGTCGGCATCGGCGGCGACCCGATCATCGGGACCACGCACATCGACGCGCTCGCGGCGTTCGAGGCGGACCCCGAGACGGACCTCATCGTGATGATCGGCGAGATCGGCGGCGACGCCGAGGAGCGTGCCGCCGCGTTCATCCGGGAGCACGTGACCAAGCCCGTCGTGGGTTACGTCGCGGGCTTCACGGCGCCCGAGGGCAAGACGATGGGCCACGCCGGCGCGATCGTCTCGGGCTCGTTGGGCACCGCGCAGGCCAAGAAGGAGGCCCTCGAGGCCGCGGGCGTCAAGGTCGGCAAGACGCCGTCGGAGACCGCCGCGCTCGCGCGGGAGCTGCTCACGCGCGTGTGAGCGACGCCGCGTCGGGCCGGGACCGCGACGCGCCGGGCGGCGTGCACGGATCGGTGGCCCGGTCCGGTGACGATGTCCGCGTGACCTCCACGACCGAACGACCCCGCACGCCCGCGCGTGCGGGGTCGTCGTCGTTCATCGCCGGGACGCTCGGGGGTGCGCCGCGGTGGGTCAACGGTGCGCTGACGGCGGTGCAGGGTGCGCTGCTGTCGCTGCTGGTCGTCGTGCTGCCGGCGGTTGCCGCGTACGTGGCCACGTCGGCCGATCCCGCCAACGAGGGCGTCGAGTGGTTCCGGGCGGTCGCGGTGGGGACCGCGCTGTGGCTCGCCGGGCACGGTGTGCCGCCCAGCGTGGGCGGGGTCGCGGTGACCGTGGTCCCGCTG
The Cellulomonas gilvus ATCC 13127 DNA segment above includes these coding regions:
- a CDS encoding type VII secretion target; its protein translation is MNEVDVVTRALRHEAETWDEQSATIGRAADAADALRLTGLQAGIFVLMRDAYEGAVDQVAARGREGVPAMADIAGALRANAGAYERGDEDVAQHVTGAY
- the sucC gene encoding ADP-forming succinate--CoA ligase subunit beta, producing the protein MDLFEYQARDIFEKHGVPVLGGIVATTPDEARAAAATLLGDQPGVVVVKAQVKTGGRGKAGGVKLARSVEEAGEKAAEILGMDIKGHTVHRVMIAAGARIAQEFYFSLLLDRAERRYLAMCSVEGGMDIEQLAVERPEALAKVAVDPRTGIDQAKADEIVAAAGFDAAIAGQVADVLRTLWTVYRDEDATLVEVNPLVLTEEGRIVALDGKVSLDANADFRHDDHAALEDASAADPLEARAKEKDLNYVKLDGEVGIIGNGAGLVMSTLDVVAYAGERHGGVKPANFLDIGGGASAEVMAAGLDIILTDPQVKSVFVNVFGGITACDAVANGIVAALQILGDEASKPLVVRLDGNNVLEGRRILAEANHPLVTLADTMDGGADKAAELANA
- the sucD gene encoding succinate--CoA ligase subunit alpha, translated to MAIFLTEASKVIVQGMTGSEGTKHTTRMLASGTHVVGGVNPRKAGTSVEFPGGVQVPVFGTVADAVAQTGADVSVIFVPPAFTKAAVIEAVDAGVPLVVIITEGVPVADTAEFFAYAQDKGVRLVGPNCPGLISPGKSNVGIIPADITGPGRIGLVSKSGTLTYQMMYELRDLGFSSAVGIGGDPIIGTTHIDALAAFEADPETDLIVMIGEIGGDAEERAAAFIREHVTKPVVGYVAGFTAPEGKTMGHAGAIVSGSLGTAQAKKEALEAAGVKVGKTPSETAALARELLTRV